Within the Saccharomyces mikatae IFO 1815 strain IFO1815 genome assembly, chromosome: 11 genome, the region ATAAAGTTTTGGGGCTATCTGAACACTTCAAGAAGGCAAAAAATGTTAACAAAATAGACCTGACTGTAGGAATATATAAAGATGGTTGGGGAAAAGTGACTACGTTTCCCTCCGTGGCCAGAGCCCAAAAGTTGATTGAGTCACATTTTGAACTAAATAATAATCTATCATATTTGCCGATAACAGGTTCTAAAGAATTCCAGGAAAATGTtctgaattttcttttcaaggaATCGTGTCCCCAATTTGGCCCATTCTATTTAGCTCATGATAGAATCAGCTTCGTTCAGACTTTGAGTGGTACCGGTGCCCTAGCTGTAGCAGCTAAATTTCTGGCCTTGTTTATATCCAGAGATATCTGGATACCTGATCCTTCGTGGGCGAAtcataaaaatattttccagAACAACGGTTTCGAGAATATTCATCGCTATTCCTACTACAAAGATGGTCAGATAGACATTGACGGATGGataaaacaattgaaaacCTTTGCATATAACACCCAAtcagaaaacaataaaaatccACCCTGCATCATCTTACATGCGTGTTGTCACAACCCTACAGGTCTCGACCCAACAAAGGAACaatggaaagaaattatagATACTGTATATGAGCTAAATATGGTACCCATTGTTGACATGGCTTATCAGGGCTTAGAGTCTGGTAATTTACTAAAGGATGCATATTTATTGAGACTATGTCTCGACGTAAATAGGTATCCAAATTGGAGTAACGGTATTTTTCTCTGTCAATCTTTTGCCAAGAATATGGGACTTTATGGAGAAAGGGTTGGCTCCTTAAGCGTTATCACGCCTGCCACTGCGAATGATGGAAATTTCAATCCtctgaaacagaaaaattccTTGCAGCAGAACATTGATTcgcaattgaaaaaaattgtaaGAGGTATGTATTCTTCTCCACCAGGCTATGGTTCTCGCGTAGTAAATGTGGTATTATCAGATATCAAGTTGAAACAGCAATGGTTCAAGGACGTTGACTTCATGGTTCAGAGATTGCATTACGTGAGAAAAGAGATGTTTGACCGTCTAGGATGGCCTGATCTTATAAATTTTGCACAACAGCATGGTATGTTTTACTATACAAGATTCAGTCCAAAACAAGTagaaattttgagaaatgATTACTTTGTTTATTTAACAGGTGATGGTAGGTTGTCACTGAGTGGGGTGAATGACTCTAATATTGATTACTTATGTGAAGCTCTTGAAgcagtttcaaaaatggaCCAATTCGCatagtatttttcttcagtttACAGTCTCTGTTTTTCtctgttttcttccttACTCATTTTTGCCATGCAATaatttatagaatttcatAGTTTGTTGTAATAAACAATCAATCACTAAAATACACTGGCCGTGCATCTttatatttcatttttgcaTGTCCCATGtatcctttttttcctttattgGTCATTTTCTGCCAAAGATTTTCTTGAGCTTTCTGCCTAATTTACTATGATTACCGTGATGATGTGATTTATCTTTCATGACAGTATCGTCATTATGAAGTTTGTGTATTTCtccattcttttcaattataGTCACTGGAACGCTTAATGGAAGAACCGTAGAAAGCTCAGAATTTGTTGAGCTCAAAGCAGTTGTTCCACCAGATATGTTCCTATTCGACAACTGGCTTCTATTCTTGAACAATGAAAATCGATGGCCTTCTGTACCGGATTCACTTACGTTCTCGTTATTATTCATATACGATGCGGTGTAAAGAGGCAAATCTTGATTTTTACAGTCCTCAATATGGGCTAATCTCTGTGCATCATTGTCTTTGGGCTCATGTTTAGAGCCCGAGATTGAACCAATTATCTTCTCTGTTTCGTTAGAAAGATGAACAGAATGATTTGTTTTTGCCTTCAGCGGAGAAGTCAAACCAAAAGTCCATGATTTTCTCGAAACGTGACCTCTTTTGttcatcttttcttcgGCCTTTAAACTTGCAACACCTGTAATTTGAGTATTCTTTGTCGCAAGTGGCTCCCTCAAAGACATGGTTCTAAATCCCAGATTATCTCTCACGGGCCTTTCTTTCTCAAAACTAGACTTCTTAGCTGGAGGTTCCTTGTGGTAAAGAAcgctatttttttcatctatATTCAAAGGGACTTGACTGGGCAGTTGTGTTGGATCTTTGCTTACCTTAGAAGCACTTACATAACCTTTGGAACTCTCGTGTAAACCGAGACCCCCAGAAACGAGAGCCATTGTCGGTTGTGCGTTAGGAAGTGAAGGGGATAAGGACGGATTAGGTGGTAAATTTGATGGAGGAGCTTCGTTGGAACTACCACGTAATGTCCTGACGCGCAAGGGATaggaatttttctttttatcctCCAAACGCCTGGGTGACATTACAGGGATTTGTCTAGAGCTCGATTGATTATATTTCTGCACTGTGGTATTCCTTGGTAGAGTATCACTGTTTGTTCTCGTATTGGAAGCTCTCGTAGGTACTGTATGAGTAGCACTATTTTGAGATGTATCGACTGAATAAATAGAAGAGGATGTACTTGATGAAAAAGCTCTTGAATCAGATTTAAATGATGGTTGTGATGAGCCTTTAAAAATGTCAGGTGGAATTCTAGTGGTTTCAGTAGAAGATTTCGAGTTTACGTTTTCCGAATCTAAACCAAGAGTATCTGAACTTGTGCTAATAAGGTAAGGATTAGCACTACGTAAATATTTAGCCATGTTCGTTCCAGACTGGCCAGATTCTGATGTATCAGAGTTCTGTtcgttattttctttactttccAACTCGTTGGAGTAGTTCGAAGGGcattttaaagaagaaccaATAGTTAATGTCTGTTCTATTTGAATGGGTTCATGAACTATCACGTCGTAAGAGTCGTGAtactcttcttcatcatcatcgtcgtcTTCACTCTCATCGTCTTCATTCTTATCATAATGACAACTTTTGCCGAGATGTCCACTTTCATCAGTGGCGACAACATATTCATTCTCTAGCTTAATATGATCGATTCCAGAAGTGTCTAAGTATGTTTCAGAGCTTTTTGATTCATTGTCAAAAAGGGCTCCTTTTTCAGGTTCTTTTTGTGCTTCCTTTCCAATCAAAACAGCATTATTATTCCCGAGGTCTGTCATATGTTCTTTTGTGTCTTCTTTGTGTCTTTTTATATCCTTATCTTGGGGGGTTTTCAACCCAATTTGATCTCTGTTGATCTCAGACTCCACACTTGTCTTTGCAGTAGCGCGAAGATCAGCTGCTGAGTCTTCTATATAATTATAATCAGATAATTCACTGTCATTAAGACTGTTAGAATTTTCGCTGCACCCAGTTTCGTCTTCTGAGTTTATGTGAGAGGtagaatctttgaaagagtTAAGTAGAATAGGATTTAATAAGCTCTTTTCGGCATCTAGAGTATTCTTGGCCTCTGAATTTTTGATCTTCTGAGATTGACCTGAGATAATTGATGattctttttccatttctttcaaaagcaATTCAGTGGGCTCCGGTTCAGACGAAGTAGATTGATGATCTGTGGTAAATTTCATCTTGGTTTTTAGTTCCTTTTCGTTGCGTAAGTgttctttccttttattttctattaattttaattcttCAGCTTCAAGGTCGGCATTCTCCCTGGTTATAtctagttcttttttcagtatCTCCATCCTACGTTCCTCATCTAATTTTACCTTCTGCAATTCCAAGATTAGGCtttgttctctttcttcttcattgaatttTGCTACTTCGATAtgtgatattttttcttttaaagtATGAACCTCTTTGAGTAATTGTTCAAtctcttcctttttctcaTGTTCACTTGGATTGATTTTGCTCTTTTCATACACACTACGGTCAAATTGATCGGTTTCAATAGAAGATTTTTCGTCATCTGATATAGTTATTGGTTTAAATTCGAAAGGATCACGAAGATCTTCTCTCAATTCCCGttctgtttcttcattCATAGTTGTTTGCATTAATGGAACATTGTCATTATGTTGCTTTTTTGATGTCCTGGTATTTACTTTGGGCGATATTTTAttagaatattttccatttgatTTAACTCCACGTTctgatattcttttctgcGGCTGCCCTATATTAgaagttttcttcctctGCATTTGGCTTACATTGTTGTTGCTAGTAGGTAAAGAGTACGCTCTACCACCCGAATTGTGGGAGCTGAATCTCAAGCTATATGTCGGAGCTCCTTCTTGCACTGGTACTTCTACAGCAACTAGTCCCCTAGGACCTGGTATATACTTTTTGACCATCATTGCTACACTGTCTGAAGTCCTAGGTGGTGCAGTTGTTGACTTATTGTTTCGACCTGTagaatttgaaatgtttaaaattttcgatGACTGGTGGCCTCCAAACTCTCGAAAGGTAGTTTCTGCATCTTCGTGGGCTTTGTATTGTCTTTTGAGGGTCGAATTATTAGCGCTATTCTTATGTCTTCGATGAGGCAAACTCGAGGTACGCCTAGAAGACCAGCGTCCACTGCTATTCATTGAAGGTGCCCTCGAGTTAGTTTTAGAATTCGAAAGTGTCGTATACCTATTGATTCCTGCGATTGAAGTTGTTCGAGATGTAAAACCTTGGTTATATTGCGGTATCTTACTTCTGTCAACCGTTCTGCCATTATGGCTGAGCGCATTACCAATTGCAGATGCCGCAGCTAAAGCGTCTGGGCTGCTTTCCTGGACCATTCCTCTGCCTCTCAtacttccacttatttgTTGACTATTGCTTTTTTAGTGTTGTTTACTTGATGTAAAGTTCAAACACGTTAtttcttatggtgatatACAATTAATTGGAACTGCAAATATAAATAAGTCCAAAGGGCACTTCTTTACCatagattttgaaaatcgCTTCTATATAATAGCCCAATTTCCTTgacccttttttttgttgattgCCCAGTGCTCGTTAACATACcacttctttttcctcAAATTTCATCTGAATTCGATGAGGATAATCATCGAACTCACTTCTGCGGGTAAAAATCGGGTCCAACCGGAACAGGGTTCAGTGTCATTTTGAAAGGCTCGCAAGAAGGTTTAAAGATCATAACAAAGGTACAATATACTTATGTAGCAGGTCTGATTGTGGACTGTGACAATCTTTTTGGTTATTTATGtaattatattattttttatttagaGAATACAAGCGGAACCATCTTTGAATCCAGCTTGCAACACGcatttcaaaataatgGAGGAAGCTCAAGAATGAAAAGCGAAGAAGTGATAATCCCAAAGATGGGTGGAGGACTGGAGGATCCAAGAAACGGAAAGGGATCTGCCTATTCGACGGTGACAGATTTAGCCAGGTTTCTTGGGAAATCGACATCGATCCCTTTGTTAACAGCCAACCAATATGACATCAGCTGTAATGGAATAATATTAATTAGACCTTGTAAGCAATCAACAGTTTGTGGAACTTCTAAAGTTTGCAGGTCTATCGATTTAGACTTTTGTGCCCAcacttcatcattttcgttACAAATTATAATAGGATGACCCTTTCTGGCGGTAACTTGCTCAATAGAGGAAACCACTTTGGGGAACAAAGAGTCTCTGGTGCCAAAGGCAATGATTGGCAAGTTTTCATCAACCAGGGCTAAAACACCATGCTTCAATTCACCTGCCAAGACACCTTCAGAATGCATataagaaatttctttaatcTTCAGGGCACCTTCCAGAGCAGCAGCAAATTGGTAACCTCTAcccaacaataataaagatTTTTGGTCCTTTAACTCAACGGCACATagcttttttattcttggtTCCAACTTTAGTACTTGTTTGATTTGGCCTGGAATCAACTTTAGACCCTGAataatttcaattcttctGTCTATCTTCGATACGCGATCATCTGACAACGATAGAGCAAACATAACTAAGGCAATATATTGGGAAGTATAAGCTTTTGTAGATGCAACACCAATCTCTGGACCAGCATTAATATGAACACCACAATGGGTGACACGAGAAATGGAAGAACCGACACTGTTAACAATTCCTACAGTTAAGGCACCTCTTTCTAAACAGTAATTTAAAGCTAACATAGTATCTGCAGTTTCACCACTTTGGGAAACAAACACACACACGTCATCTCTGAAGACAGGACACTTTCTGTCCAGAAAGTCAGATGCTAACTCTACACTAACTGGGATATCTGATAGTTCTTCAAAGATAGCACGAGTGGCCAAACATGAATGATAAGAAGTACCACATGCAATCATGATTAGCCTACGTGCTCTTCTAACGACAGGCAACCATGCCTTCAACCCACCCAATATCACTTTGTTGTTTTCGTAATCGATTCTGCCTCTCATAGTGTTAAAGGTAGATTCAGGTTGTTCATAGATTTCCTTCTGCATAAAATGGTCATATGGACCCTTCATGATCTGTGCTAATTCCATTTCTAAAGTTTGAATAGACCTTGTCATGGATGCACCTACTTCTCTTCTGGATCTATGGATGTGTAGTTCACCATCGTAAATATGAGCCAAgtcatcatcttctaagAACAAAACCTTCTTGGTATGTTTAACAACAGATGCCGCATCTGAAGAAACGAAAAACTCCACCGGCGTTGGAGAACCATCCTCTGATAAAAATGCTCTCGACTGGGAATGTCTTAAGTTAAACTCATTGGCAGCAATAGGTAGTAAATTGGCATTCTGGGAGCCTGCTTCAAATTCACGGGCTTTCTTTGGGCCTAAGCCAAATGATTTATTATTCGATTTCAAGGGAATATCTGGCTGGCCAGCGTTTTCTTCAGGAAATTCCACATCCACAAAATCAAcctttagttttttttcagatttgACACCGATCAGCAATGGAGATCCCTTTCTCGTGGCAATGACCTCATTTGGATAGTGGCAAGACTTACACAATAACCCGTATGATCCTTCCAGTTCTAGAAGAACTAACTTGGTCAACTCATGGAAATCTAAATCATGAccattttgtaaatttgTATTGTATAAATGCAAATATAACTTCGCAATACACTCAGTATCAGTGTCACTTTCGAATTTATAACCTTTGTTAACTAAAAGTGTCTTCAGTTCCCTAAAATTTGTGATGATACCATTATGAACGACCACAAACTGGTCTTCTGGGTCGGACCTTTGAGGGTGACAGTTGACTTGTTCTGGTTGACCATGAGTAGCCCATCTAGTGTGGGCAATACCACAATGAGATACAAAAGTAACGTCTCTGTTTGGGTTTTGCTTAGTGATTTCTTCCTTCAAAGCACTCACTTTACCAATTTGCttataaataaaagtaGAATCAGCTTCGTCACCATCGATAGCAATACCGGTGGAATCATAGCCTCTATATTCTAATCTTTGTAGACCATCCACTAAGGTGTCGATGATTTCACCTCTGGATCTTTCTACCAAATAATTGCAGTAACCAAAGATACCacacatttttttataaccGTTGCTGTTGCTTTGCTCGAGAACTTATCACTTCTTCGGTCTTGATAACtatataagaaaagaggCACAGCTATGCTTGTTTATATTGGCTTTCTAGTCCACTTTCTTAACTATATAAGTATACTCTTGGGAAGGACACCGGTTCTGTAACTTTGAAGTGACAATAAGTGTAATGAATGACTGAGAAAATGTCTTCTTGAGAACGAAAAGAGTACGTGttccaaaaataaagttgAAAGGTGCAAAGGGTCGAATTCAAAGACACTAAATAAATACTTTAAGAAGAGGAGAAGTCGCCTCAGAAACGGTAAAATGCTTCCTATTTCCCAAATAGGAAGTCTAATGTTTTCGatttgtgaaaaaaaagataaaaatggaaaaaaatgtagcGAGCCGTGCATTACCCGGCCTAAATTTTGATTGATTGTCGGCGtcacaaaagaaagaatgcTTGACTAATCATCAAGAGGTATGTGGTTTG harbors:
- the AAT1 gene encoding aspartate transaminase AAT1 (similar to Saccharomyces cerevisiae AAT1 (YKL106W); ancestral locus Anc_2.475), which translates into the protein MLRSKVSNWGLWRTYYTSSLSKVPRAPPDKVLGLSEHFKKAKNVNKIDLTVGIYKDGWGKVTTFPSVARAQKLIESHFELNNNLSYLPITGSKEFQENVLNFLFKESCPQFGPFYLAHDRISFVQTLSGTGALAVAAKFLALFISRDIWIPDPSWANHKNIFQNNGFENIHRYSYYKDGQIDIDGWIKQLKTFAYNTQSENNKNPPCIILHACCHNPTGLDPTKEQWKEIIDTVYELNMVPIVDMAYQGLESGNLLKDAYLLRLCLDVNRYPNWSNGIFLCQSFAKNMGLYGERVGSLSVITPATANDGNFNPLKQKNSLQQNIDSQLKKIVRGMYSSPPGYGSRVVNVVLSDIKLKQQWFKDVDFMVQRLHYVRKEMFDRLGWPDLINFAQQHGMFYYTRFSPKQVEILRNDYFVYLTGDGRLSLSGVNDSNIDYLCEALEAVSKMDQFA
- the SEG2 gene encoding Seg2p (similar to Saccharomyces cerevisiae YKL105C and SEG1 (YMR086W); ancestral locus Anc_2.476), whose product is MRGRGMVQESSPDALAAASAIGNALSHNGRTVDRSKIPQYNQGFTSRTTSIAGINRYTTLSNSKTNSRAPSMNSSGRWSSRRTSSLPHRRHKNSANNSTLKRQYKAHEDAETTFREFGGHQSSKILNISNSTGRNNKSTTAPPRTSDSVAMMVKKYIPGPRGLVAVEVPVQEGAPTYSLRFSSHNSGGRAYSLPTSNNNVSQMQRKKTSNIGQPQKRISERGVKSNGKYSNKISPKVNTRTSKKQHNDNVPLMQTTMNEETERELREDLRDPFEFKPITISDDEKSSIETDQFDRSVYEKSKINPSEHEKKEEIEQLLKEVHTLKEKISHIEVAKFNEEEREQSLILELQKVKLDEERRMEILKKELDITRENADLEAEELKLIENKRKEHLRNEKELKTKMKFTTDHQSTSSEPEPTELLLKEMEKESSIISGQSQKIKNSEAKNTLDAEKSLLNPILLNSFKDSTSHINSEDETGCSENSNSLNDSELSDYNYIEDSAADLRATAKTSVESEINRDQIGLKTPQDKDIKRHKEDTKEHMTDLGNNNAVLIGKEAQKEPEKGALFDNESKSSETYLDTSGIDHIKLENEYVVATDESGHLGKSCHYDKNEDDESEDDDDDEEEYHDSYDVIVHEPIQIEQTLTIGSSLKCPSNYSNELESKENNEQNSDTSESGQSGTNMAKYLRSANPYLISTSSDTLGLDSENVNSKSSTETTRIPPDIFKGSSQPSFKSDSRAFSSSTSSSIYSVDTSQNSATHTVPTRASNTRTNSDTLPRNTTVQKYNQSSSRQIPVMSPRRLEDKKKNSYPLRVRTLRGSSNEAPPSNLPPNPSLSPSLPNAQPTMALVSGGLGLHESSKGYVSASKVSKDPTQLPSQVPLNIDEKNSVLYHKEPPAKKSSFEKERPVRDNLGFRTMSLREPLATKNTQITGVASLKAEEKMNKRGHVSRKSWTFGLTSPLKAKTNHSVHLSNETEKIIGSISGSKHEPKDNDAQRLAHIEDCKNQDLPLYTASYMNNNENVSESGTEGHRFSLFKNRSQLSNRNISGGTTALSSTNSELSTVLPLSVPVTIIEKNGEIHKLHNDDTVMKDKSHHHGNHSKLGRKLKKIFGRK
- the GFA1 gene encoding glutamine--fructose-6-phosphate transaminase (isomerizing) GFA1 (similar to Saccharomyces cerevisiae GFA1 (YKL104C) and YMR085W; ancestral locus Anc_2.477); translated protein: MCGIFGYCNYLVERSRGEIIDTLVDGLQRLEYRGYDSTGIAIDGDEADSTFIYKQIGKVSALKEEITKQNPNRDVTFVSHCGIAHTRWATHGQPEQVNCHPQRSDPEDQFVVVHNGIITNFRELKTLLVNKGYKFESDTDTECIAKLYLHLYNTNLQNGHDLDFHELTKLVLLELEGSYGLLCKSCHYPNEVIATRKGSPLLIGVKSEKKLKVDFVDVEFPEENAGQPDIPLKSNNKSFGLGPKKAREFEAGSQNANLLPIAANEFNLRHSQSRAFLSEDGSPTPVEFFVSSDAASVVKHTKKVLFLEDDDLAHIYDGELHIHRSRREVGASMTRSIQTLEMELAQIMKGPYDHFMQKEIYEQPESTFNTMRGRIDYENNKVILGGLKAWLPVVRRARRLIMIACGTSYHSCLATRAIFEELSDIPVSVELASDFLDRKCPVFRDDVCVFVSQSGETADTMLALNYCLERGALTVGIVNSVGSSISRVTHCGVHINAGPEIGVASTKAYTSQYIALVMFALSLSDDRVSKIDRRIEIIQGLKLIPGQIKQVLKLEPRIKKLCAVELKDQKSLLLLGRGYQFAAALEGALKIKEISYMHSEGVLAGELKHGVLALVDENLPIIAFGTRDSLFPKVVSSIEQVTARKGHPIIICNENDEVWAQKSKSIDLQTLEVPQTVDCLQGLINIIPLQLMSYWLAVNKGIDVDFPRNLAKSVTVE